The DNA segment GGCGTAATGATTTTTAAACCTTTTATTTTTTCAAGAGTAAGAAGATCCTTATCACCAGTTATAAGAAAATCTACATTTGCAGAAAAAGCAGTTTCTAAAATATGAAAATCATCTCTGTCTCTTAAATTTAAATAATCTTTCAGAGGTTTATTTTTAATAATAGTAGTTACATTTCTGATTTCTTCAATAGTGAACTGAATAAAATCATTAGGAAGTTTAAACTTAGGTTTAGTTAAAGTTTCTTCAATCTCATCGAGTATTTCATTTGAAATATAGCCAACAAAAGCCTCGTCGATTAAATCTTGTAGAACTAGTTTAGGTTTTCCATTAAATAGAATCGCAGAAATGTAAATGT comes from the Leptospira bandrabouensis genome and includes:
- a CDS encoding putative toxin-antitoxin system toxin component, PIN family encodes the protein MFKVLLDTNIYISAILFNGKPKLVLQDLIDEAFVGYISNEILDEIEETLTKPKFKLPNDFIQFTIEEIRNVTTIIKNKPLKDYLNLRDRDDFHILETAFSANVDFLITGDKDLLTLEKIKGLKIITPDEYLRIKEELS